In a genomic window of Styela clava chromosome 11, kaStyClav1.hap1.2, whole genome shotgun sequence:
- the LOC120348101 gene encoding COP9 signalosome complex subunit 4-like yields the protein MAANIRADLAVLNNAASSSHRDLSERYQHILEACFKLVDNEKVSALKMFIDAMVNENVSQIVSRQLMTEFCQHLSQLNNAMCKEVCHFALDRIQPRVISFEEQVAQIRQHLAKVYEDEESWKDAATILVGINIESGQKQYDHDYKLETYLKIARLFLEDDDPVQAETYINRASMLQNETKNEQLQIHYKVCYARVLDYRRKFIEAAQRYNELSYRTTIHEDERTKALEKALHCAILAPAGQQRSRMLATLFKDERCQQLSSFGILEKMYLDRIIRADELEEFANQLMPHQKATTADGTSILDRAVTEHNLLSASKLYNNITFEGLGALLEISADKAEKIASQMISENRMSGYIDQIDGIVHFETREMLPMWDTQIQSLCLELNSLVDKITAAHPDWAAETMEQLVSPKD from the exons ATGGCAGCCAACATTCGCGCTGATTTAGCTGTTCTCAATAATGCTGCCAGCAGTTCACATAGAGATTTATCTGAAAG ATATCAACACATATTAGAAGCATGCTTCAAGTTGGTTGATAATGAAAAAGTTTCCGCATTGAAGATGTTTATAGATGCAA TGGTGAATGAAAATGTGAGTCAAATAGTATCTCGTCAATTGATGACAGAATTTTGCCAACATCTATCTCAGCTTAATAATGCTATGTGTAAAGAAGTTTGTCATTTTGCACTGGATCGAATTCAACCAAGAGTAATTTCATTCGAAGAACAG GTTGCTCAAATCAGACAACATTTAGCAAAAGtttatgaagatgaagaatcATGGAAAGACGCAGCTACAATTCTTGTTGGAATTAACATTGAATCAGGACAGAAACAATATGATCATGATTATAAG TTAGAAACATACTTGAAAATTGCGAGATTATTTTTGGAAGATGATGATCCAGTACAGGCAGAAACCTATATCAATAGAGCATCTATGCTACAAAATGAAACCAAAAATGAGCAATTACAAATCCATTATAAG GTATGTTATGCAAGAGTGTTAGATTACCGCAGAAAGTTTATTGAAGCTGCTCAACGATACAATGAATTATCATATCGAACTACGATACATGAGGACGAAAGAACGAAAGCATTAGAAAAAGCTTTACACTGTGCAATATTGGCTCCAGCTGGCCAGCAAAG ATCAAGAATGTTGGCAACTTTATTCAAAGATGAACGATGTCAGCAATTATCTTCATTCGGTATATTAGAGAAGATGTATTTAGACAGAATAATTCGTGCCGATGAATTAGAAGAATTCGCCAACCAGTTGATGCCTCATCAAAAAGCAACAACAGCAGATg GAACAAGTATTCTTGATCGTGCTGTCACTGAACACAATCTCCTTTCTGCCAGCAAATTGTATAACAATATTACATTTGAGGGCCTCGGCGCTCTCCTTGAGATATCAGCAGATAAG GCAGAAAAAATTGCATCACAGATGATAAGTGAAAACAGAATGAGTGGTTATATTGATCAGATTGATGGCATTGTCCATTTTGAAA CAAGGGAAATGTTACCAATGTGGGACACTCAAATTCAATCGTTATGTTTGGAACTCAATTCTCTGGTTGATAAAATAACAGCAGCACATCCAGATTGGGCCGCAGAAACAATGGAACAATTAGTTTCACCCAAAGACTGA
- the LOC120347461 gene encoding transmembrane protein 87A-like, which yields MKIFLIMSIVTLFCTTSSAAPQQGKFVKTLTLGIVEIQPFMKTLYKDSTIKITINSKKCNPSDAELKIAWTARSTSCFEEYSYDMPSERLQNYLEHPEKNQVEGASGEYQSNIGETFKCDATMILSDSSKRDWKKFPIKHTNISATTAPAKKTKREVADQDSTSQDDTKTGEAKGKEDSQPKDPKIEESQKPPNLETPKNPNPKPEATETTTTKPSTSTKSPEKHVVTTVQIVAPYLLVVEIAPSKPGNTSRGTIEITVEMKSPKGYLSAHEYPLLTFYMIMCIIYSFYAAAWLVMSACNFRDLLRVQFWIGGVILLGMIEKAVFYSEYHSVNTTGESVIGAAKFAEVVSAMKRALARMLVIIVSLGFGIVKPRLGPMLHRVIGVGVLFFILAVIEALVRTDSLSHDPTSGNLLFAQIPLAVIDSVICWWIFMSLMQTMKTLRLRRNVVKLSLYRHFSNTIIFCVIASLIMIFYSARYRDECVTGWQDVWIYDAFWHILFSVILLVIMVLWRPNINNQRYAFSPLIDGEDDDEGEAGEPMLGGGATETVKMRGLKNAADPAHNPNTKAEDDLKWIEENIPQTVADAALPAIMDSDEEVMTTKYEMSKME from the coding sequence atgaagatatttttgattATGTCAATAGTGACTTTGTTTTGCACAACATCATCTGCGGCACCACAGCAGGGCAAATTTGTTAAAACATTAACATTAGGGATTGTTGAGATTCAACCATTTATGAAAACTTTATACAAAGATTCCACCATTAAAATCACaataaatagtaaaaaatgTAATCCCAGTGATGCTGAATTAAAAATAGCATGGACTGCTCGTAGTACATCGTGTTTTGAAGAATACAGCTATGATATGCCAAGTGAACGACTCCAAAACTATCTTGAGCATCCAGAAAAGAATCAGGTGGAGGGTGCAAGTGGAGAATATCAAAGTAATATCGGTGAAACCTTCAAATGTGATGCTACCATGATTTTAAGTGACTCTAGTAAGAGAGATTGGAAGAAATTCCCCATAAAGCACACCAATATATCAGCAACGACCGCACCTGCGAAGAAGACAAAAAGAGAAGTTGCAGATCAAGATTCAACATCACAAGATGATACCAAGACTGGTGAAGCAAAAGGAAAAGAGGACTCTCAACCTAAGGACCCTAAAATTGAGGAATCCCAGAAACCCCCAAATTTGGAGACACCCAAGAATCCAAATCCAAAGCCTGAAGCAACGGAAACAACCACAACAAAACCGTCAACATCAACTAAGTCACCTGAAAAACATGTTGTTACAACAGTACAAATCGTAGCCCCTTATTTATTGGTTGTTGAGATTGCACCGTCGAAACCCGGTAATACTTCAAGAGGCACCATCGAAATAACCGTTGAAATGAAATCACCAAAAGGATACCTGTCTGCTCATGAATATCCCCTCCTCACATTTTATATGATAATGTGCATTATTTACTCCTTTTATGCGGCTGCTTGGCTTGTCATGTCAGCTTGCAACTTCCGTGACTTACTAAGGGTGCAGTTCTGGATTGGTGGAGTGATATTGCTTGGAATGATTGAAAAAGCCGTATTCTATTCAGAGTATCATAGTGTAAATACAACAGGAGAATCTGTAATTGGTGCAGCCAAGTTTGCCGAAGTTGTGTCCGCAATGAAAAGAGCTCTTGCTAGGATGCTAGTTATCATTGTGAGTCTTGGTTTTGGAATCGTCAAGCCCAGGTTGGGACCAATGCTACATCGTGTTATTGGTGTGGGagttcttttcttcattttggcGGTAATAGAAGCTTTGGTACGCACTGACTCTTTAAGCCATGATCCTACTAGTGGAAATTTGCTGTTTGCTCAAATTCCTCTAGCTGTCATAGATTCAGTCATTTGTTGGTGGATATTTATGAGTCTGATGCAAACAATGAAAACTCTTCGCCTTAGACGAAATGTGGTGAAGCTTTCCTTATACCGCCATTTCTCTAATAcgattatattttgtgtgaTTGCTTCATTAATCATGATTTTCTATTCTGCTCGGTATAGAGATGAGTGTGTCACTGGCTGGCAAGATGTTTGGATATACGACGCATTTTGGCATATTCTTTTTTCCGTCATACTACTCGTGATCATGGTGTTATGGAGACCCAATATTAACAATCAAAGGTATGCGTTCTCTCCTCTTATTGATGGAGAAGATGATGATGAAGGTGAAGCGGGAGAACCAATGTTGGGTGGTGGGGCAACTGAAACTGTTAAAATGcgaggattaaaaaatgcagctGATCCAGCTCACAATCCGAATACAAAAGCAGAAGATGATCTGAAATGGATTGAGGAAAATATACCACAAACTGTAGCTGATGCTGCACTTCCTGCTATTATGGATTCTGATGAAGAAGTGATGACGACCAAGTATGAAATGAGTAAGATGGAATAA